A single genomic interval of Musa acuminata AAA Group cultivar baxijiao chromosome BXJ3-4, Cavendish_Baxijiao_AAA, whole genome shotgun sequence harbors:
- the LOC103982513 gene encoding serine/threonine-protein kinase SAPK10, whose product MDRAAVTIGPAMDMPIMHDSDRYELVKDIGSGNFGIARLMRDKQTKELVAVKYIERGEKIDENVQREIINHRSLRHPNIIRFKEVILTPTHLAIVMEYASGGELFERICNAGRFSEDEARFFFQQLISGVSYCHSMQVCHRDLKLENTLLDGSTAPRLKICDFGYSKSSVLHSQPKSTVGTPAYIAPEVLLKKEYDGKIADVWSCGVTLYVMLVGAYPFEDPEEPKNFRKTIQRILSVQYSIPDYIHISPECRHLISRIFVANPATRITIPEIRNHEWFLKNLPADMMDDNTTSNQYEEPDQPMQSIDEIMQILAEATIPAAGTHGLNQYLTDSLDIDDDDMEDLDSDPDLDVDSSGEMVYAM is encoded by the exons ATGGATCGAGCGGCGGTGACGATCGGTCCGGCGATGGACATGCCGATAATGCACGACAGTGACCGGTACGAGCTGGTGAAGGACATCGGTTCAGGGAACTTCGGAATCGCCAGGCTGATGAGGGACAAGCAGACCAAAGAGCTGGTCGCCGTCAAGTACATCGAGAGAGGCGAGAAG ATAGATGAAAATGTTCAAAGAGAGATAATTAACCACAGATCATTGAGGCATCCAAATATCATCAGGTTCAAAGAG GTTATATTAACTCCAACTCATTTGGCTATTGTTATGGAATATGCCTCTGGTGGTGAGCTCTTTGAGCGTATTTGCAACGCTGGGCGTTTCAGTGAGGATGAG GCACGATTCTTCTTCCAACAACTTATATCAGGAGTTAGCTACTGCCATTCTATG CAAGTATGTCACCGTGATTTGAAACTGGAAAACACCTTATTAGATGGGAGTACTGCACCTCGTTTAAAGATATGTGATTTTGGATATTCCAAG TCATCAGTTCTGCATTCACAACCAAAGTCAACTGTTGGAACTCCTGCATACATTGCTCCCGAAGTGCTACTCAAGAAGGAATATGATGGCaag ATTGCTGATGTGTGGTCTTGTGGAGTTACTCTATATGTAATGCTAGTGGGCGCATATCCTTTTGAGGATCCTGAGGAGCCTAAAAATTTCCGGAAGACGATACAG CGTATATTGAGTGTTCAGTATTCAATTCCAGACTATATTCACATTTCTCCAGAGTGTAGACACCTCATCTCAAGGATTTTTGTCGCCAATCCTGCTACT AGGATCACGATTCCTGAGATACGCAACCACGAGTGGTTCTTGAAGAACCTCCCCGCTGATATGATGGATGACAACACTACGAGTAACCAGTACGAGGAGCCTGACCAACCAATGCAAAGCATTGACGAGATAATGCAGATCTTAGCCGAGGCAACCATACCTGCAGCTGGCACCCATGGCCTCAATCAGTACCTGACGGACAGCCTCGACATCGACGATGATGATATGGAGGATTTGGACTCTGATCCCGATCTCGACGTTGACAGTAGTGGAGAGATGGTCTATGCCATGTAA